One window of the Archangium primigenium genome contains the following:
- a CDS encoding GPW/gp25 family protein has protein sequence MREGFLGHGWHFPVTIDTEGRIVMSGGEEKIRQSLFIILSTSPGERVMLPDFGCAIHERVFTHVESATLGLLIDDVTQALARWEPRVDVREVRIEPAPRDPAVLLIDVSYVVRATNSRFNLVYPFYVS, from the coding sequence ATGCGTGAAGGCTTCCTGGGACACGGCTGGCACTTTCCGGTGACGATCGACACCGAGGGCCGCATCGTCATGAGCGGTGGCGAGGAGAAGATCCGCCAGTCGCTCTTCATCATCCTCTCCACGTCGCCCGGAGAGCGGGTGATGCTGCCCGACTTCGGCTGCGCCATCCACGAGCGCGTCTTCACCCACGTGGAGAGCGCCACGCTGGGCCTGCTGATCGACGACGTCACCCAGGCGCTCGCCCGGTGGGAGCCCCGCGTGGACGTGCGCGAGGTGCGCATCGAGCCCGCGCCACGGGACCCGGCCGTGTTGCTCATCGACGTGTCCTACGTCGTGCGCGCCACCAACAGCCGCTTCAACCTCGTCTACCCCTTCTACGTGAGCTGA
- a CDS encoding phage baseplate assembly protein V: MDSILPGPGIEVKLAGRPLDPRTRADLVSLSVEHGAGLTSKCTLQLRTWNLDTRTYTWVDDPRFQLGGEVEIRLGASATTLEPVFRGELTDLELKAEADGPPLLEVSGLDPRHVLAREQRTRRFSEKTLEQLVARVVQTHGFRVGGVPTVSLSSITQYNQTDLEFLNALARDHGCELTLSLKDGGKMLHFQKREPGAPVRLVLGPQLLEFNARVSSQSLAGTVTVRSSAPQGEKELVESARLLAGRKQAGLLLPTELRARGQRTLTHRPVNSPAEARELAEAELGQLVSSAINGTGHCLGTPSLRVGGTVDLQGVGRRFSGEYHLTQVTHTFSVNEGFRTAFEVRGGPWGPESVGESREPLRGLTTARVSQVDPQHKGQVKLRIPWLAPDYESDWVRVASSMAGKGHGLYLPLQVEDEVVVAFEQGDIDRPLVLGGVWSATAAPPESSRAAGGAEEGVKHQYALRSPGGLALWFDDQARKIILGDGGQNQLVIDAQAGTLLLESQGALNLKCGELSARVREQVSVRAEGGLALNSPAGIKLNDGALEVV; encoded by the coding sequence ATGGACTCCATTCTTCCTGGCCCTGGTATCGAGGTGAAGCTCGCGGGCAGGCCGCTCGATCCGCGAACCCGGGCCGATCTCGTCTCGCTCAGCGTCGAGCACGGCGCGGGCCTCACCAGCAAATGCACGCTCCAGTTGCGCACCTGGAATCTCGACACGCGCACGTACACCTGGGTGGATGACCCCCGATTCCAACTGGGCGGTGAGGTGGAGATCCGCCTTGGCGCGAGCGCCACCACCCTGGAGCCCGTCTTCCGTGGAGAGCTCACGGACCTGGAGCTCAAGGCCGAGGCCGACGGGCCCCCCCTGCTGGAGGTGTCCGGCCTGGACCCCCGCCATGTCCTCGCCCGCGAGCAGCGGACGCGCCGGTTCAGCGAGAAGACCCTGGAGCAACTCGTCGCCCGTGTCGTCCAGACGCACGGCTTTCGCGTGGGAGGCGTGCCCACGGTGAGCCTTTCCTCCATCACCCAGTACAACCAGACGGACCTCGAGTTCCTCAACGCCCTGGCGCGCGATCACGGCTGTGAGTTGACCCTCTCGCTCAAGGATGGGGGCAAAATGCTCCACTTCCAGAAGCGGGAGCCGGGCGCGCCCGTCCGATTGGTGCTCGGGCCGCAGCTGCTCGAGTTCAACGCCCGCGTCTCGTCCCAGTCCCTGGCCGGGACCGTGACGGTGCGCTCCTCGGCGCCCCAGGGAGAAAAGGAACTGGTGGAGTCGGCGCGGCTGTTGGCCGGACGCAAGCAGGCCGGCCTGTTGTTGCCCACCGAGCTGCGAGCCCGAGGCCAGCGCACGCTGACCCACCGGCCGGTGAACAGCCCCGCCGAGGCGCGGGAGTTGGCCGAGGCGGAGCTCGGGCAGCTCGTGTCCAGCGCGATCAACGGCACGGGGCACTGCCTCGGCACCCCGTCCCTGCGGGTGGGCGGCACGGTCGACCTCCAGGGCGTGGGCCGGCGCTTCAGCGGCGAGTACCACCTCACCCAGGTCACCCACACGTTCTCCGTCAACGAGGGCTTCCGCACGGCGTTCGAGGTGCGGGGCGGCCCCTGGGGACCCGAGAGCGTGGGCGAGTCCCGGGAGCCCCTGCGGGGCCTCACCACCGCCCGGGTGAGCCAGGTGGACCCCCAGCACAAGGGACAGGTGAAGCTGCGCATCCCCTGGCTCGCGCCGGACTACGAGAGCGACTGGGTGCGCGTCGCCTCGTCCATGGCGGGCAAGGGGCACGGACTCTACCTGCCGCTGCAGGTGGAGGACGAGGTCGTGGTCGCCTTCGAGCAGGGCGACATCGACCGGCCCCTCGTGCTGGGCGGCGTGTGGAGCGCCACGGCCGCTCCTCCGGAGTCCTCACGGGCCGCGGGCGGCGCCGAGGAGGGCGTGAAGCACCAGTACGCCCTGCGCTCCCCCGGGGGCCTGGCCCTGTGGTTCGACGACCAGGCACGCAAGATCATCCTGGGCGACGGGGGCCAGAACCAGCTCGTCATCGATGCCCAGGCGGGCACCCTGCTCCTGGAGAGCCAGGGCGCCCTGAACCTGAAGTGCGGTGAGCTCTCCGCGCGAGTGCGCGAGCAAGTCAGTGTGCGGGCGGAGGGGGGACTGGCGCTCAACAGCCCCGCGGGCATCAAGCTCAACGACGGCGCCCTGGAGGTGGTGTGA
- a CDS encoding putative baseplate assembly protein — protein MTVPTPLLDSRTYEDLVTRIEHLAKKHSAWRPAHGGQDPGSALIRVFARMLCQVIQRLNRVPELHRRAFLELLGTAPRPPRAARVPLTFQLAPGAPSATVPPGTRVSGEDSPAFETEQALTLTRSTLVALLVREPKDEKKPARHRLLDPASPQAFSPFEVQAPVERELYLACDALFTQPDTTHRALEIEWALSPKQEPAWSFWDGAQWRPLPLRQDVSPDKAVRTLDLTGVHPERLARWGRTARWLRCVPMDSWDTLVPRNIQTQVRVKRTGVLPDRLFHNALALEPDGNVLPFGEMPHFNDAFYLSSADVLRTAGPSATRTIHLTVGWNANSPWKHVSPEGVTAVLAWEVWTDKGWWKLGRSTKDGTDTEDFRDTTRALTQDGQVRLTLPGHLQDTRVNGVLGRWLRIRIVEGHYGAPETRATRPPVLSFLTLGYEDTLHPPWEACLSHDGGVWTHLPVIFPWAPGVTVFQEEPETHPTLYLGFDRPFGDLPVSLFFQVEPPSPEDLVAHAANASVGAGDERQLAWEYRHEDGWRSLAVEDETSALLQDGLVRFIGPSTHTQRLESGQKCFWLRVRRLSEGPVRSVKLRGVRLNTVWACHATLVTDEVLGSSTASAAQTFSTTRTPVLEDFRLDVLEETWVRWSAVPDLLASGPEDRHYTLDPARGQVRFGDGLRGRIPPAGANNVRLTYRSGGGASGDVPAGTLTRLVTPLPSVASVSQPEPATGGADGESPPQLAWRQARVLRHGGRAVTAEDYEDLAREASTTIARVRACPPAFNPIAQAEKPAPQEAGAGRVSLIVIPHGAAPRPLPDLQLLRRVEEHLRARCPPTTVLHVTGPTWIAAAFTAVLVPRRVAEGEAVRTRARDRLARYLHPLTGGPTGAGWDFDQRPRESELLALIHQEKGVDHVLSAELTLSFGPAVPGSKSLFFVEEAFLDVRLAGIPE, from the coding sequence ATGACCGTCCCGACGCCCCTCCTCGATTCCCGCACGTATGAGGACCTCGTCACGCGGATCGAGCACCTCGCGAAAAAGCACTCCGCCTGGAGGCCGGCTCACGGCGGCCAGGATCCGGGCTCCGCGCTCATCCGCGTCTTCGCGCGCATGCTGTGCCAGGTGATCCAGCGCCTCAACCGCGTGCCCGAGCTGCACCGGCGGGCCTTCCTGGAACTGCTGGGAACCGCGCCTCGGCCGCCCCGGGCCGCCCGGGTGCCCCTGACGTTCCAGCTCGCGCCCGGGGCCCCCAGCGCCACCGTTCCCCCAGGCACGCGCGTCTCGGGAGAAGACAGCCCCGCTTTCGAGACGGAACAGGCGTTGACCCTCACCCGCTCGACACTCGTGGCCCTCCTCGTGCGCGAGCCCAAGGACGAGAAGAAGCCCGCCCGCCACAGGCTCCTCGATCCGGCGTCTCCCCAGGCCTTCTCTCCCTTCGAGGTCCAGGCGCCCGTCGAGCGCGAGCTCTACTTGGCCTGTGATGCCCTCTTCACGCAGCCGGACACCACCCACCGCGCGCTCGAGATCGAGTGGGCACTGAGTCCGAAGCAGGAGCCTGCCTGGTCTTTCTGGGATGGAGCGCAGTGGCGGCCCCTGCCCTTGCGTCAAGACGTGTCCCCGGACAAGGCGGTGCGCACACTGGACTTGACCGGAGTCCATCCGGAACGCCTCGCGCGATGGGGACGCACGGCACGCTGGCTGCGCTGTGTCCCCATGGATTCCTGGGACACCCTCGTGCCGCGGAACATCCAGACCCAGGTTCGCGTCAAGCGCACGGGCGTCCTCCCAGACCGGCTGTTCCACAATGCCCTCGCCCTGGAGCCGGACGGCAACGTGCTCCCGTTCGGGGAGATGCCGCACTTCAATGACGCCTTCTACCTCTCCAGCGCGGATGTCCTGCGCACCGCGGGGCCCTCGGCCACACGGACGATCCACCTCACCGTGGGCTGGAATGCGAATTCTCCCTGGAAGCATGTCTCGCCCGAGGGCGTGACAGCGGTCCTGGCCTGGGAGGTCTGGACCGACAAGGGGTGGTGGAAGCTGGGCCGCTCCACCAAGGATGGCACGGACACCGAGGACTTCCGGGACACGACCCGCGCGCTCACCCAGGACGGCCAGGTGCGGCTCACGCTGCCCGGCCACCTCCAGGACACGCGCGTCAACGGCGTGCTGGGACGCTGGCTGCGAATCCGGATTGTCGAAGGCCACTATGGTGCTCCCGAGACCAGGGCCACCCGGCCCCCCGTGCTCTCGTTCCTGACGCTCGGCTATGAGGACACCCTCCATCCACCCTGGGAGGCCTGTCTGAGCCACGACGGGGGCGTCTGGACGCACCTGCCGGTGATCTTTCCCTGGGCCCCGGGGGTCACCGTCTTCCAGGAGGAGCCGGAGACCCACCCCACCCTGTACCTGGGCTTCGACCGCCCCTTTGGCGACCTCCCCGTCTCCCTGTTCTTCCAGGTGGAGCCCCCCAGCCCCGAGGACCTCGTGGCCCACGCCGCGAACGCCTCGGTGGGCGCCGGGGACGAGCGTCAGCTCGCCTGGGAGTACCGGCACGAGGACGGGTGGCGTTCCCTGGCGGTCGAGGACGAAACCAGCGCCTTGCTCCAGGACGGCCTCGTGCGGTTCATCGGTCCGTCCACGCACACGCAGCGCCTCGAGTCTGGACAGAAGTGCTTCTGGCTCCGGGTGAGGCGGCTGTCGGAAGGCCCCGTCCGGAGCGTGAAATTACGGGGCGTGCGGCTCAACACCGTCTGGGCCTGTCATGCCACCCTCGTGACGGATGAAGTGCTCGGCTCGAGCACGGCGAGCGCCGCCCAGACCTTCTCCACCACGCGGACCCCGGTGCTCGAGGACTTCCGGCTCGATGTCCTCGAGGAGACCTGGGTCCGCTGGTCCGCGGTCCCCGACCTGCTGGCCTCCGGACCCGAGGATCGTCACTACACGCTCGACCCGGCGCGCGGCCAGGTGCGCTTCGGCGATGGGCTCCGGGGACGGATTCCTCCCGCCGGGGCCAACAACGTACGCTTGACCTACCGCTCCGGCGGAGGCGCTTCTGGCGATGTGCCCGCGGGAACGCTCACCCGGCTCGTCACCCCGCTGCCGTCCGTGGCCTCCGTCTCCCAACCGGAGCCCGCGACCGGAGGGGCCGATGGGGAATCACCTCCCCAGCTCGCTTGGCGCCAGGCCCGCGTGCTGCGTCATGGAGGACGCGCTGTCACGGCCGAGGACTACGAGGACCTCGCCCGCGAGGCCTCGACCACCATCGCCCGTGTCCGGGCATGCCCACCCGCGTTCAATCCCATTGCCCAGGCCGAGAAGCCCGCGCCACAAGAGGCCGGCGCCGGCCGGGTGTCCCTGATCGTCATTCCCCACGGCGCCGCGCCCCGGCCCCTGCCGGATCTCCAGTTGTTGCGGCGGGTGGAGGAGCATCTGCGCGCACGCTGTCCGCCCACCACCGTGCTCCACGTCACGGGACCCACCTGGATCGCGGCGGCCTTCACGGCCGTGCTCGTCCCCCGACGGGTCGCGGAGGGAGAAGCCGTCCGGACGCGAGCGCGCGACAGGC